One genomic window of Pelmatolapia mariae isolate MD_Pm_ZW linkage group LG5, Pm_UMD_F_2, whole genome shotgun sequence includes the following:
- the LOC134626885 gene encoding V-set and immunoglobulin domain-containing protein 1-like isoform X2 produces the protein MELLPLLILSFCFLNLSGMTFAAESGPPDTNITVQEDDDVILPCSFVSSVNIESMKFDWKKKGTLLQKEVFLYDNGSYYNNGLHGQDEQFKGRVSHFSKELKNGNASIRINKTRLEDSGQYTCIFPDLQPERKIFRIELVVGASPKPYVTILKNKGQLQCEVPGAYFKPKVEWWDSDNKTLPSKTLKDRKENGLFYVIIQSTSPKPDCYRCVTTQMDIWHRISSEICVHEEPKIGWIVAGVAVGVLVLVVVGILVWCLIKKKKGVL, from the exons ATGGAGCTTCTACCACTGCTGATTCTGAGCTTCTGTTTCCTGAATTTGTCCGGAATGACGTTTGCTGCTGAATCCG GACCACCTGATACCAACATAACTGTGCAGGAAGATGATGATGTCATTTTACCCTGTTCCTTCGTCTCCAGTGTGAACATTGAGTCAATGAAGTTTGACTGGAAGAAGAAAGGAACACTTCTTCAAAAGGAGGTGTTCCTGTATGATAACGGCAGCTATTACAATAATGGCCTCCACGGTCAAGATGAGCAGTTTAAAGGTCGAGTCTCACATTTTTCAAAAGAACTAAAGAATGGCAACGCCtcaataagaataaataaaactcGGCTGGAGGACAGTGGACAATATACCTGTATTTTTCCAGATCTGCAGCCAGAAAGAAAAATCTTCCGCATTGAGCTTGTTGTTG GTGCTTCTCCAAAGCCATATGTCACAATACTTAAAAATAAAGGGCAGCTGCAATGTGAAGTTCCAGGTGCTTATTTTAAACCTAAAGTTGAGTGGTGGGACAGTGATAACAAAACTCTTCCTTCTAAGACGCTAAAGGACCGAAAAGAAAATGGTCTCTTCTACGTCATCATCCAAAGTACTTCCCCTAAGCCTGACTGCTATCGCTGTGTAACCACACAGATGGACATCTGGCATCGGATTTCTTCAGAGATCTGTGTGCATGAAG AACCAAAGATTGGATGGATTGTAGCTGGTGTTGCTGTTGGTGTTCTTGTTCTTGTTGTAGTTGGTATTCTTGTCTGGTGtttaatcaagaaaaaaaaag GAGTCCTCTGA
- the LOC134626885 gene encoding V-set and immunoglobulin domain-containing protein 1-like isoform X1, with product MELLPLLILSFCFLNLSGMTFAAESGPPDTNITVQEDDDVILPCSFVSSVNIESMKFDWKKKGTLLQKEVFLYDNGSYYNNGLHGQDEQFKGRVSHFSKELKNGNASIRINKTRLEDSGQYTCIFPDLQPERKIFRIELVVEPVLKVRNVTGASPKPYVTILKNKGQLQCEVPGAYFKPKVEWWDSDNKTLPSKTLKDRKENGLFYVIIQSTSPKPDCYRCVTTQMDIWHRISSEICVHEEPKIGWIVAGVAVGVLVLVVVGILVWCLIKKKKGVL from the exons ATGGAGCTTCTACCACTGCTGATTCTGAGCTTCTGTTTCCTGAATTTGTCCGGAATGACGTTTGCTGCTGAATCCG GACCACCTGATACCAACATAACTGTGCAGGAAGATGATGATGTCATTTTACCCTGTTCCTTCGTCTCCAGTGTGAACATTGAGTCAATGAAGTTTGACTGGAAGAAGAAAGGAACACTTCTTCAAAAGGAGGTGTTCCTGTATGATAACGGCAGCTATTACAATAATGGCCTCCACGGTCAAGATGAGCAGTTTAAAGGTCGAGTCTCACATTTTTCAAAAGAACTAAAGAATGGCAACGCCtcaataagaataaataaaactcGGCTGGAGGACAGTGGACAATATACCTGTATTTTTCCAGATCTGCAGCCAGAAAGAAAAATCTTCCGCATTGAGCTTGTTGTTG agCCCGTATTAAAGGTCCGAAATGTCACCG GTGCTTCTCCAAAGCCATATGTCACAATACTTAAAAATAAAGGGCAGCTGCAATGTGAAGTTCCAGGTGCTTATTTTAAACCTAAAGTTGAGTGGTGGGACAGTGATAACAAAACTCTTCCTTCTAAGACGCTAAAGGACCGAAAAGAAAATGGTCTCTTCTACGTCATCATCCAAAGTACTTCCCCTAAGCCTGACTGCTATCGCTGTGTAACCACACAGATGGACATCTGGCATCGGATTTCTTCAGAGATCTGTGTGCATGAAG AACCAAAGATTGGATGGATTGTAGCTGGTGTTGCTGTTGGTGTTCTTGTTCTTGTTGTAGTTGGTATTCTTGTCTGGTGtttaatcaagaaaaaaaaag GAGTCCTCTGA